ggcatgtttagcctgcagaagagaaggctgagagataatagccatgtacaaatatgtgaggggaagtcatagggaggagggagcaagcttgtttctgctgccctgcagactaggatgtggaacaatggcgtcagactacaggaaaggaggttccacctgaacattaggaagacttcctcactgtgagagctgttcgacagtggaattctctgtcccggactgtggtggaggctccttctttggaggctttaagcagaggctggatggccatctgtcgggggtgctttgaatgagatattcctgcttcttgcagggggttggactggatggcccgtgaggtctcttccaactctacagttctatgattctatgatggatGGATTGTATTTTTGATTTCCTGCCTACTGTCCTTCAGGCCGCAATGAACTTATTGCCCGCTACATCAAACTGAGGACAGGGAAAACACGGACAAGAAAACAGGTGAGCTTAAAGAGTTTAGCTATTAAGAGCCTTAGACTCTCAATGAAACAGCTTTTAAGGGAATCCCTTATGTCTGTCCTGCTTGTCTCTCACCAACTTCTGCCACAGGTTTCCAGCCACATCCAGGTGTTGGCACGGCGGAAAACCCGGGAGATTCAAGTCAAGCTCAAGGTGAGATCTTTTACCGCTATCCCCAACTTGCAGATGCAAAGACTTGCCACCCATCCTACTGTAATAGAAAGCTTGGCGACATCATTCTTTGAAGGTTGTGTATGAATCTTCAAATAACTGAGGGGTAGAAAAGAGTGGAATACACATTTTGACCAATGCTTTGTCAGCATTTATACTAGGTGGTGAAATGTCACATTATCATCACATTTTGCTATTACTCTGAACATGTCCATATCTGCTCTGGTGGGAAATGACCAAATCAGTTTGAGGTTGCATGGGACTAAATGCATCCCCATACTTGTGTCTGAAACATATCTCTCACTGTGAAAAAAAGGAATTTTTGGTTTCTTTGTATTTGAGTAATGTTCAGTAGTTAGTAGAAGAATAAAAGACAGTGATTAAAAATCAAGAATCCTAGTTTTTTGAGGGAATTGTCTTGATAGGTGTTTTTTGTGGGTTTGGGGTGGACTGGAGAAAAACTGTATTACAGTCCAAAACTGGGTGAATGGAGGTGGAGCCTTTGACTCTCCAAAAGTTTTGAACCATAGCTCCTACCATCTCATTGGCTGTACTAAGTGGTGAATTCCAAAATGTCTGGAGTGTCAAAAGTATGGTTTTAGAAGGGCGTGTTGCAAAAGATTACGAAACTCCTGGAGATAGAATTTCAAAAGTACCCAAGCAAGGTGTTATCTTGAGGGCACCTTAAAAAAGTCACTGGGGACCAAGTAGCTTTGGATCAGCTCAGTGTTTGGATGGGCGACTAATGGGAAGCCTCCACAGGACACCTTGAGttccatgaaagaaagaaaaattgaatGAACAAAGAACAGGAAGTTGTTCCAATCCTACAAGCCTGTTAAAGGTGATCCAAGGCACCCTGAGGTTCTTTGGGATCTGTTAAAACCTTCTCAGTGAGATAGTTGAGAAGGATTAACAAACTTCATAAATGATATTTTGCCCATTTTAGATATCTCCCAAGAGGTGTCACTGGGCACATCATGGTCAGGCAACTACTGGAGCACATCAGAGACAGCTATTCTGCTTCCTGGATCCCCATTAGCCTAGTACCTCATCTGGTGGACTGGCTTCCCCTCCAAGGGTGTTGTAACAAACTAAGGAGGAACCGAAGAAGCACTTGACTCAAACTGGACCTTGATGGCCACCTTTTTAATGATTCAGCTATTGCACTAAAGAGGCTAACAGTGGTTTCAGGAGTAGATCTGGGCAACAAAAGCAAGCTTTGtcttttcccttttctccctcagGACCAGGTAGCAAAAGACAAAGCCCTTCAGACCATGGCAGCCATGTCTTCTGCTCAGCTCGTGTCTGCTACCGTCCTTCAGGAAAAACTGGGCTTGTCAGACTCTCACTACCCACCTAGTGCCACCGTAAGCATATATGGGGAAGGGGATGTGAAAGGGGATTTCTGTGTGGCTGTCTTTCAGGACATTTTATACATTAGATTTCAGGCTGGAATTTATACCATTTTATGATTCTCATGCCCccaccagatgtgttggactacaacatcATATAATTCCTAGCAATCATGGCTATGTTGGCTGTAGATCCTAGAAAGGTAATTCAATTCTGGGAGCACCAGGTTGTAGGAAGCTTATGTCAATTCAACTTTTTGAGCTTTCTGCAACAGTTTTAGTCTGTTGAGAGGCTTTGTTCATAGAGCTCTAGTTCCATGGGGAGACAGAACAATTACTAGAACAGCTGAATAGTCCAGTTAAAAGAAATATTTGCTCAATTAAATCTCATTTGGTTAGTCATGCAGGCATTCATCACCTGAATTTGCAGTAGGATAAAACCTGCTTTTGACGCAAGAAGCAGACTTTGTTTTTAAATGGTACACATATGTATTATAATAACAAGCTGAATTTTAGAAGAGAAGTTCCTTTCAGGGGGGTCGATGTTTCTCTTAATGTAGTACTTTCTCTCTAAAGCTTTTATAAGTGCTTGTATTTCTTTAAGATGTCCAATTTTCAGCTCTTGGGAATCTTTTTTTAGGAGTACAACTCCAAGATCTCCCAGacagtggccatgctggctggctgGTTGTCTGAGTTATAGACCTAACAGATTAAACTGATTGATTGCTGTAACCCTAATTGAAGTACATAGGCAACCATGATAACAAATTGTCTTTCTGGTTTTTCCAGCCTACAGAGTTTTTCCAGTTCTGGACAGGTGATGCAATCCAACCCCGGGTCACTCCAGAGTAAGTTCCCACTGTAAACAGACTctacctttcccttctccctctcttaggttttttttccccctagAGTGGATCACATCTTTAGTTAGATCACTGAATTTAATAATAGCTTTATGAGACCCACTAAGTTTccgtaaaatattattttgtgataGTGTAGTAGACCTAATAAATGAGCATCCTGGCTCTATTTACTCAAGAACCATATGTCTACTTttgtcacacacacatatataggctTTGTGCCCCGCCCCCTCCTTTGTTAAAGAGCAGTGTGTTAAATCtgttctttgcttagttttctccatacctcacaacctctgtggatgcctgccatagatgtgggcaaaacgtcaggagagaatgcttctggaacatggccacacagcccggaagacatacaacaaccctgtgatcccggccatgaaagccttcgacaacacattaaatctgttctgtttcctttttaGTATCAAGCCAGTTCTTCAGGCACCCTACCCAATACCGCCAATCACAGCACCCCCTGCTGCCCCAGGTAAGACACTGCATTCATTTCTTATAGCGGTGCCGCTTGATGCAGGTAACTATTCTCGTTGACTTCATCTTCTATCTTGGCTTGGCAGGCTACCACACATCCCCAGGCAGAATTTCTCACCTCCACACAACTACCTCTTGGCAGGGAAGCCATATCGGTACAGAAACTCTTCGACTGGTGGAGTTCACTGCTTTTGTGGAACAGCAAGGTGAACAAGATGTGGTAAGTTGTGTGCGTGTATGAGAGTGAAATTGAGTATGGGACAAAATAGCATGTGTGAGATGACATTGGATTAATGTTGAGTATGTAGCCCATACTCAAGaggtttccaaactgtgtgtcacaacatgttagtacagtagagtctcatccaacataaactggccagcagaacgttggattagcaaatatgttggataacaaggagagaataaggagaagcctattaaccatcaaattaggttatgattttacaaattaagcaccaaaacatcatgttatacaacaaatttggcagaaaaagtagtttaatatgcagtaatgctacgtagtaattactgtatttacgaatttagcaccaaaataccacgatgtattgaaaacattgcctacaaaaatgcgttggataatccagaatgttggataagtgagattctactgtatatcggCTACAATGTATAGGTGTGTGTTGCATGAAGCTTAATGAGAAataacaaaaatcttggaaatgtatcctATTATCTTACAAAAAtcgtgtattttaaaaaatattaaagaaaggtttttgtgagatatgttgtgtccccatacatttggtATTATGTATGTCctcatctcttataaggggttggtttaggaTGAATGCCTAAAAAAAGTGCCACCAACGTGAAATGTGTGGAAAGCTCTGCCATACTCACACATTTCCTATCTCCTGTCCTCTCCATCTAAGGGAGTCAGTATAGTGtaaaccagggcttcttaaagtgGTGACCCATTGGCCAAGTGCCAGTCCTTGAAGTATTGGCTTCTGATGAGTGAAGAGTTTCTAGGAAAGAAATAATTGTAGGGAGCAGGTACAAATATGGTGCCAGTCCCTGGTGCATTGAGAAAGAAATTCTGTTGGTCCTCCACAGGAAATACTAGGGTAAACAACTTGGTGCCTtctagatgtttttaaaataacttggTTGGCATGTGTAATAATGGGATTTCTTGGCAGCTGCTGCATATATGGCTCTATTCCAGTTTGTCATGTACCTTATCTCTTGTCCTCACAGTGTAAACAACAACACCGTTTTGTACACATCGACCCAACACCCACTACTGAAACTCCCCTGGAGGTGGTGGATGTGCGCCAAATCTATGACAAATTCCCTGAGCGGGGAGGTGGACTGCGAGACCTGTATGACCAAGGGCCTCCTCATGCCTTCTTCTTAGTCAAATTCTGGGTGAGAACCTATTTGCTCTTCCTGCATGTGACTCCCCCCACATCGCAGCTAGAAAAACACCACCCACCTCCCACCACCTTTGAAACATAATCTGGAAGCATAATTTCTGTGTTTTACTTCTATTTTCATATACTCATCATGCTGAGGTTAGCAGAATGACTTTTGAAACCCACAGCATATGAACCTGGAATGGATTCTGAAGGCAGTTTTGAAAGATCTCCCCAGAGGAATTGACAGCCTGCAATGCCTGTCTTACCCATGCCTAGAGGAGAATGTCCTctgggaatttgctaggtcctccaggtgattctggAAGTTACTATGGAGTTGTGTTAGTCAATCACAAACACTGAGCTGCTATTAGATTGTTGTGCAGGGCTTCTATCCATTATATGGGGATGAGTTATCTCTCGTGACATGAACAATACTGGCTCTCAGAGAATGAGTTTACTGTTAAAATACATAGTATTTGGTAATTCATATCAAACcagaatctttaaaaaaaaaaacacttttgggattgcagctctcagaattccttcAGCCACCATGGGCAATGGCTAGTGGATACTGTGAGTGATATTTTCCtccaccaaaaaaaacccttttactacatctatatatataaaagagtgatggcatcacggcgacccacaaaacaacaaaactacaggccccccaacctcgaaatttgacaacacaacccatcatccatgcctctaggttgatacaacaaaaagaaaagaaaaataaagtcctaattagagagagagaggaataattgcttttatccaattgctgccagttagaaggctaagctcctccaacttggtctcctagcaacccaataaaaaataataaaaaacactaaaaaataatttaaaacactaaaaattaatacaataaaatactataataacagaaaataactaaaaataatacaataaaataataaaatataataaataaaaggataacttacaataaaattaatttaaaaaatacaaataacgtcaaataaaaattacacaacaatttttaaccaataccaccaccactttgccacagcaacgcgtggccgggcacagctagttctgcATAAAACCAAATGCCTTGAGTTTgatataccatatttcttcaattataaGATGTCATTGATTGTAATTCCAATACCACCACGTAAGATCCACATGCAATCTAAGATACACccaatttttaaagttgtttatatgggggtgcatcttagaatcgaaGAAACACAGTACCACCACCACAATGTTAAAATTCAGAATCAACCAAATACAGGCGAAAATGATTTCCCCACAGCAAGTACAGATAAAGCACAAGCATGAAGTATAATAATTAAGGCATTGCATTGAAGCATCAGAGTGCAATTTTTATCTCACTTGTCCAAAAGATATCTGGGAGGattaaaaattggccaaagtggtGATGGCTTGATCTTCTCTGGTACTGATTGTTTTGGTTCACAATACACTGCTCCTCTACATggatggatataataataataataataataataataataattattattattattattattattattattattattattataagtttctttttatatcccgccccatttccccaaagggactcggggcggctcacatggggccaagcccaacaacatacaataaaatacaacagtataaaatacacaatataaaatacaacaatataaaatacatagcaatcacagtagatcaataaCACAGCTGCAACAGAGTAAAAAACATGGCAATTAAAAGAGGCGATAACATGGCGCTTCTGTCCAGAGTGTTGGTGGAGAGGTAATTTTAATCATGCAGCGAATTAGGAGAGCTAATATGGCCATCCATGATAAGGAACAAAAGACTGTGCTATAGGAACAGGTGGGGACTCAATCAACTGTTCACCTCAGTCAAAGGTAGCttgaaaaaaccaagttttcaaggcttttctgaaggacatcaatgtaggggctaatctaatttctctcaggagagagttccagagccgggaggccACGACCGAAAAGGCCCCACCAATAGTGTTTGAGACGAGGGTGGCaacgagagtagggcctctccaGTGGATCTCAGAGTTCGTGCAGGTTTGTAGTAGGAGATAAGATCataaagataggctggacccgagccgtttaggactttataggtaactagctgtgcccggccacgcgttgctgtggcaaagtatggtggtatgggaaataaagtattgaggaattggtggtagttaaggtaaaggataaaggttttctcctgacattaagtcccgtcatgtctgactcagggggttggtggtcagcgttgtctgtagactcctccaaggtcatgtgggtcaaagcagataatataagattctaaatgggttatatagctgtgtggaagggccttgagtctacactgccatataatccagtgcaaattagataatctgtggaagaggcctaagtcttcctgtcccctaactgaaccctggctgtcccttggctgagttggttgctaggagaccaagtgggcagagattagccctctaaactggcagccattggataaaaacaattattgctctccctctaattaggactttattttttttctttttgttatatcaacctagaggcgtggatgatgggttgtgttgtcaaatttcgaggttggggggcctgtagttttgttgttttgtgggtcgccgtgatgccatcactcatttatatatatggataaccagcactttgaattgggcccggacatttatcggcagccagtggagctgtttcaataggggGGTAGTCCTCTCCctatagtttgctcctgttagcaacctggctgctgctcgttgcactagttggagtttccaagccgtcttcaaaggcagtcccacgtagagtgcgctacagtaatccaatctgaaggtaactaaggcgtggaccaccgtgttcatgtcagacttctcgaggtacggtcgcagctggcgcacaagctttaattgtgcaaaggccctcccagccactgccgacacctgagcttcaagtgtcagcgctgtgCCCAGGAGGACCCCCCAGGCTgtggacctgtgacttcagggggagcgTGACCgcccagcacaggttgccacccaataccccgatcagccgtgcgactgaccaggaggacctctgtctcggctggattaagtctcagcttgttcaccctcatcatTGAGATATTGTGGCCAAATAACATGAAGTGTTTTGTAAAGCACCTGAAATATATTACTTTGTAtatcagtcatttaaaaatactatttctatctctctcttttcctcctgtGCCATAGGCTGACCTAAGTTTTCCCCTCCCTGAAGAAGAACCAGGGGGCACAGGAGGGGCCTTCTATGGGGTGAGCAGCCGATACGAGGGCCCACGGGCTCTGACGCTCAGTTGCACCTCCAAGGTCTGCTCCTTTGGCAAACAG
This sequence is a window from Anolis carolinensis isolate JA03-04 chromosome 6, rAnoCar3.1.pri, whole genome shotgun sequence. Protein-coding genes within it:
- the tead2 gene encoding transcriptional enhancer factor TEF-4 isoform X1, with product MGDAGEKGLDNDAEGVWSPDIEQSFQEALAIYPPCGRRKIILSDEGKMYGRNELIARYIKLRTGKTRTRKQVSSHIQVLARRKTREIQVKLKDQVAKDKALQTMAAMSSAQLVSATVLQEKLGLSDSHYPPSATPTEFFQFWTGDAIQPRVTPDIKPVLQAPYPIPPITAPPAAPGYHTSPGRISHLHTTTSWQGSHIGTETLRLVEFTAFVEQQGEQDVCKQQHRFVHIDPTPTTETPLEVVDVRQIYDKFPERGGGLRDLYDQGPPHAFFLVKFWADLSFPLPEEEPGGTGGAFYGVSSRYEGPRALTLSCTSKVCSFGKQVVEKLETAEPPHWEDGRFVFHLQRSPLCEYLINFIRKLQTLPEKPMMDSVLENFTILQVLRDQETQELLLCVAFVFEVSASERGAQHHIYQLGRD
- the tead2 gene encoding transcriptional enhancer factor TEF-4 isoform X3, whose product is MGDAGEKGLDNDAEGVWSPDIEQSFQEALAIYPPCGRRKIILSDEGKMYGRNELIARYIKLRTGKTRTRKQVSSHIQVLARRKTREIQVKLKDQVAKDKALQTMAAMSSAQLVSATVLQEKLGLSDSHYPPSATPTEFFQFWTGDAIQPRVTPDIKPVLQAPYPIPPITAPPAAPGYHTSPGRISHLHTTTSWQGSHIGTETLRLVEFTAFVEQQGEQDVCKQQHRFVHIDPTPTTETPLEVVDVRQIYDKFPERGGGLRDLYDQGPPHAFFLVKFWADLSFPLPEEEPGGTGGAFYGTAEPPHWEDGRFVFHLQRSPLCEYLINFIRKLQTLPEKPMMDSVLENFTILQVLRDQETQELLLCVAFVFEVSASERGAQHHIYQLGRD
- the tead2 gene encoding transcriptional enhancer factor TEF-4 isoform X2, which codes for MGDAGEKGLDNDAEGVWSPDIEQSFQEALAIYPPCGRRKIILSDEGKMYGRNELIARYIKLRTGKTRTRKQVSSHIQVLARRKTREIQVKLKDQVAKDKALQTMAAMSSAQLVSATVLQEKLGLSDSHYPPSATPTEFFQFWTGDAIQPRVTPDIKPVLQAPYPIPPITAPPAAPGYHTSPGRISHLHTTTSWQGSHIGTETLRLVEFTAFVEQQGEQDVCKQQHRFVHIDPTPTTETPLEVVDVRQIYDKFPERGGGLRDLYDQGPPHAFFLVKFWADLSFPLPEEEPGGTGGAFYGVSSRYEGPRALTLSCTSKTAEPPHWEDGRFVFHLQRSPLCEYLINFIRKLQTLPEKPMMDSVLENFTILQVLRDQETQELLLCVAFVFEVSASERGAQHHIYQLGRD